The proteins below come from a single Stomoxys calcitrans chromosome 1, idStoCalc2.1, whole genome shotgun sequence genomic window:
- the LOC106087781 gene encoding uncharacterized protein LOC106087781: MSTNVPIISVTPHHHTSSSSSDSDSDSSNSHDNDMDYSTRLGNTTDVEDFDSQADISLPPSRRSSTNGLRHIQQDLTDVEDYDASDSEGEVEVFPELKLSLEEFLSQGTQCHQTITNGIKERVERRSGNFLKAQNLTHANDYLTDCEDYNTDSELENEAVKSVCVDLNEAFVDQGRVNIADATGTPNSIDGSDENDEDVSIASNISDLHFEEAGGACGPLAQALSEDELLELSGDEEICHIAVSDSESKDDDENISEDDILSNSSAPPLDVTFVKPLSPLKRSSAKLECPSTASNCAKSCMFLEVQRDKEEVLTDIEQLDENNDEDSYDDDDNPIPQAVILAVGDDGGCQTDCEDISYDDLSNPESCAHEGVLTVDAKVLPQPQREVILLQEDKYGDTTTSVMPMSEQHKFGINSCVREECVTDSEEFSYAADDEQADVSAEEPINPPTNVLVESDVTVSNEQMKPHISKRLGIQSNNESVTDVEEFYMDGTNIRKKKPKTRVISKGKSKYLDIPKAPEDGGTDVEDIELSEAELPPELKYSPLHSLNDGASSIQVDKTTDVEELTADDDLSSTSESDLPQINRIASNLRDYDSCSSHVVTAFETCASVPSGLKNKKPTPTTTTFNIATPQQQHTDTEDVQLPSDAEDYCPPELPSTCLPNELHELLNAGCTTVHEKCQNSFNVDGERLHIKGMVREAHTDVEYVESDESAARGSK, encoded by the coding sequence ATGTCCACAAACGTGCCAATTATATCAGTGACGCCGCACCACCATACTTCATCATCATCTTCTGACTCGGATTCCGATTCGTCGAACTCTCATGACAATGACATGGACTACTCTACGAGGTTGGGAAACACTACGGATGTGGAAGACTTCGATAGCCAGGCCGATATATCGCTGCCTCCGTCCAGAAGATCTTCAACAAACGGTCTGAGGCATATACAACAAGATTTGACTGATGTGGAAGACTATGATGCGTCCGATTCGGAGGGCGAAGTAGAGGTTTTTCCAGAGCTTAAGTTGTCGCTGGAAGAGTTCCTATCACAAGGCACTCAATGCCACCAAACAATCACCAATGGCATAAAAGAGAGAGTAGAACGACGCTCTGGCAACTTTCTTAAGGCTCAGAATCTTACCCACGCCAATGACTATCTAACTGATTGTGAAGATTATAACACTGATTCGGAGTTAGAGAACGAAGCAGTTAAGTCGGTGTGTGTCGACTTGAATGAGGCATTTGTTGACCAAGGACGTGTAAATATTGCCGATGCTACAGGTACACCGAACAGTATCGATGGCTCGGATGAGAACGACGAGGACGTCTCAATTGCAAGTAACATAAGCGATTTGCATTTTGAGGAGGCTGGGGGGGCATGTGGCCCACTGGCGCAAGCTTTATCTGAAGATGAACTCTTAGAACTTTCTGGCGATGAAGAAATCTGCCACATTGCAGTTTCTGATTCAGAATCTAAAGATGACGATGAGAATATATCGGAGGACGATATACTGAGCAATTCATCTGCACCACCTCTTGATGTCACATTCGTTAAGCCCTTGAGTCCTCTAAAGCGTTCCAGTGCTAAGTTAGAATGTCCCTCCACTGCTTCCAATTGTGCGAAGAGTTGCATGTTCCTCGAAGTGCAAAGAGATAAAGAAGAAGTGCTAACCGATATAGAACAGCTGGACGAAAACAACGACGAAGACAGCTATGACGATGATGACAATCCAATACCACAAGCTGTTATTTTAGCTGTAGGTGATGATGGTGGCTGCCAAACCGATTGCGAGGATATCTCATATGATGATTTGTCGAACCCAGAATCCTGTGCACATGAAGGAGTTTTGACAGTTGATGCAAAAGTTTTGCCCCAGCCTCAACGGGAAGTGATCCTACTGCAAGAGGATAAATACGGAGATACTACTACCAGTGTCATGCCCATGAGCGAGCAACATAAATTTGGAATCAACTCTTGTGTTAGAGAGGAGTGTGTTACAGACTCAGAAGAGTTTTCATATGCCGCTGACGATGAGCAGGCCGATGTGTCCGCAGAGGAGCCAATAAATCCCCCAACTAACGTTCTAGTCGAATCCGATGTGACGGTGTCGAATGAACAAATGAAACCTCACATCAGCAAACGCCTCGGAATACAATCCAATAATGAATCCGTAACCGATGTTGAAGAATTCTACATGGATGGTACAAATATTCGCAAAAAGAAGCCCAAAACCCGTGTCATAAGTAAGGGAAAGTCTAAGTATTTAGACATTCCCAAGGCCCCAGAAGATGGCGGTACTGATGTAGAAGACATCGAGCTATCGGAAGCCGAATTGCCTCCCGAACTGAAATACTCGCCCTTGCACAGCCTCAATGATGGTGCATCTTCCATCCAAGTCGATAAAACGACTGATGTCGAAGAACTCACTGCTGACGATGACCTATCGTCAACTTCTGAATCTGATTTGCCTCAGATTAACAGAATCGCGTCAAATCTAAGGGACTACGATTCCTGCAGTTCACATGTGGTCACCGCTTTCGAAACCTGTGCTTCGGTACCATCCGGTTTAAAGAACAAGAAACCTACACCTACCACCACTACTTTCAACATTGCcacaccacaacaacaacacaccgATACCGAGGATGTACAACTTCCCTCCGACGCTGAAGACTACTGTCCACCTGAGTTACCCTCTACTTGCCTTCCAAATGAGTTGCATGAACTGCTAAATGCCGGATGTACCACAGTGCACGAAAAGTGCCAAAACAGTTTCAATGTCGATGGCGAGAGACTACATATCAAGGGTATGGTTCGTGAAGCTCATACAGACGTTGAATATGTAGAATCTGATGAATCGGCCGCTAGAGGCAGCAAGTAA